ACCTCGGCACCGCGGTCCTGGCCCCGTCCGCCGGTTGCTATCACGACCAGCACGGACATCCCACCTTCCGGGACCGGGCCGAACTGGTGGAACGGGTACGGGAGCTGGCGGCCGACCCCAGCCCGGCCCGGCCCTCCCGCCCGGACCGTCCGGCGCAACGCCGGGCGATTGCCGTTGCCCACGAACGGGTCTACCGGCGAGCGCTGGCCGCGGTGGCGTCATGAGTGATCTCACGGCCGATCAGTCGACCCCAGCCGCCGACACCTTCAAGATCCTTCTCGTCGCTTCCCTGCGCTATCCGATCGCCGAGCCATTCGCCGGTGGCCTGGAGGCGCACACGGCGGCGCTGGCCCGGGGTCTGCGGGATCGCGGGCATCTGGTCGTGGTCGCCGGGGCGCAGGGCAGCGATCCACGTCTGGTCGACCACGTCTTCGGATCACTGCCCCGCGACGACGGCGGCGAACGCGCCGACATCACCGAGAGCCCGGCCGTCCGGATCGCCGAGCGGGCCGGCTTCCAATCCCTGGCCGACGACCTCCGCACGGGCCTGCTCGGGGACTTCGACATCATTCACAACAACTCCCTGTACCCCCTGCTGGTCGACCGCGCGGCCACCCTGCCGAGCCCGCTGATCACCACGCTGCACACACCCCCGCTGCCCTGGGCGGCCCGCGTGCTCGGTTCGGGTGTGCACCGCAGCGCGCACTTCGTCGCGGTCAGCCGTTCGACCGGCGCCTCGTGGTCGGAACACCTTTCACCCCGGGTGGTCCGCAACGGAATCGACACCGCCACCTGGGTTCTCGGTCCCGGCGGGCCCGACGCGGTGTGGTCGGGCCGACTGGTGGCCGAGAAGGCTCCGCACACGGCGATGGACATCGCCGCGGCCGCGGGCCTCGGTCTGTGCCTGGCCGGACCGGTGGTGGACCAGCCGTACTTCCAGGCGCAGATCGTCCCGCGTCTGACCGACCGGATCCGCTATGTCGGGCACCTGTCCAGCTCCGACCTGGCCCGCCTGGTCGGGGTCAGCGCCGTCGCCCTGGTCACGCCGGCCTGGGACGAGCCGTTCGGATTGGTGGCGGCCGAGGCGATGGCCTGCGGTACCCCCGTGGTCACCTTCGCCCGGGGCGGACTGCCGGAGGTCGTGAACCGCCGGTCCGGGCGGTTGCTGCCGGCCCCGAAGGCCGATCGACTCGACCGCGCGGAGGTGGGTGCGGCGCTCGAGGCCATCGCGCAGGCCCGCCGGCTGGATCGGGCCGCGGTCCGCCGGGAGGCCGTGAACCGTTGCAGCGTCGAGCGAATGGTCATCGGCTACGAACAGGTCTACGGCGACGCGGTACGGGTCCGGCGAGCTCGGTGATCGGCTATTACGTCCATCATCAAGGCGTCGGCCACCGGGAACGCATGTTGGCG
This window of the Nakamurella panacisegetis genome carries:
- a CDS encoding glycosyltransferase, producing the protein MSDLTADQSTPAADTFKILLVASLRYPIAEPFAGGLEAHTAALARGLRDRGHLVVVAGAQGSDPRLVDHVFGSLPRDDGGERADITESPAVRIAERAGFQSLADDLRTGLLGDFDIIHNNSLYPLLVDRAATLPSPLITTLHTPPLPWAARVLGSGVHRSAHFVAVSRSTGASWSEHLSPRVVRNGIDTATWVLGPGGPDAVWSGRLVAEKAPHTAMDIAAAAGLGLCLAGPVVDQPYFQAQIVPRLTDRIRYVGHLSSSDLARLVGVSAVALVTPAWDEPFGLVAAEAMACGTPVVTFARGGLPEVVNRRSGRLLPAPKADRLDRAEVGAALEAIAQARRLDRAAVRREAVNRCSVERMVIGYEQVYGDAVRVRRAR